One Desulfobulbus oligotrophicus DNA segment encodes these proteins:
- a CDS encoding vitamin K epoxide reductase family protein: MLNKKNKALQAGQLVALIAGLLIAGQIGYSSYQGTSFCPNDGCEIVEVLIKVSPLVFNIIGFFYFQIIYWGLRAARGEQRRLSPAVSLLLLAGLIVEAVLVSFQYLIAQTFCLYCVAIFGCIVVLNCLLGVRHILSGVLVFGAAALSFASLDFHQAIAGKQPFVDGVFASRSGLQKYPEHYLFYSSTCTHCEKVISFLKDNARMTIHFNPIDLVTTLNLPEVTFNTRYNQTLNKALLTSLGIDEIPVLMTRTPEGWTIRRGESAILAFLSLPASAETSGQSSSIPAVHPLVPGLPASDGCGITEDCSRVAPGYQQPTD; this comes from the coding sequence ATGCTGAATAAAAAAAACAAAGCGCTTCAAGCGGGTCAACTGGTTGCCCTGATTGCCGGTCTGCTTATTGCCGGCCAGATTGGTTATTCATCCTACCAGGGTACATCCTTTTGCCCCAATGACGGTTGCGAGATTGTAGAAGTGTTAATCAAGGTTTCACCCTTGGTTTTCAATATAATCGGTTTTTTCTATTTTCAGATAATTTACTGGGGATTGCGTGCAGCCAGAGGTGAACAGCGGCGGCTGTCTCCGGCAGTTTCTCTGTTGCTCCTGGCCGGTCTGATTGTGGAGGCTGTCCTCGTCAGTTTTCAGTACCTCATTGCGCAGACGTTCTGTCTTTACTGTGTTGCCATTTTTGGCTGTATCGTCGTGCTCAACTGCCTGCTGGGTGTGAGGCATATACTTTCCGGTGTACTGGTCTTTGGTGCTGCGGCTTTAAGTTTTGCCAGTTTGGACTTTCATCAGGCCATCGCAGGAAAACAGCCGTTTGTTGACGGTGTTTTTGCCAGCCGATCCGGCCTGCAGAAGTATCCGGAACACTACCTCTTTTACTCCTCAACCTGTACTCACTGCGAAAAGGTTATCTCCTTTTTGAAAGACAATGCCCGCATGACGATCCATTTCAATCCCATTGATCTGGTAACCACCCTCAATCTGCCGGAAGTCACGTTCAATACCAGGTACAATCAGACGCTGAATAAGGCTTTACTGACCTCTCTGGGGATTGATGAGATTCCAGTCCTCATGACCAGAACCCCTGAGGGCTGGACGATCCGGCGGGGAGAGAGTGCGATTCTGGCGTTTCTCAGTTTACCTGCATCAGCAGAGACCTCTGGCCAATCAAGCTCAATTCCGGCTGTTCATCCCCTTGTCCCCGGCCTGCCCGCCAGTGACGGCTGTGGTATAACTGAGGACTGCAGCAGGGTTGCCCCCGGGTATCAACAGCCCACTGATTAA
- a CDS encoding aldo/keto reductase: MLTFSFANGDRLPALGLGTWKAAPGAVYTAVLEALSIGYRHIDCAPIYQNEAEVGKALTKAFAAGQVDRQELWLTSKLWNGSHGPEQVQPALKKSLTDLGVDYIDLYLIHWPVIFKSGVTYPRRADDYLPFSIDSLSQTWQALEACKTAGLVRHIGVCNFSVAKLRALQSEAGIRPEMNQVELHPYLQQNDMLNFCRDNGILVTAYSPLGSGDRPAALKKAEEPILLDNPTVVRIAEKHGCTAAQVLLAWALARKTAAIPKSVNPERLQQNLSAAELVIDEQDMADIAALDRGYRFVDGAFFTGKGSPYTVAGIWDERRD, translated from the coding sequence ATGTTGACCTTCTCTTTTGCAAACGGTGACCGTCTTCCCGCCCTCGGGCTTGGTACCTGGAAAGCGGCGCCCGGAGCGGTTTACACGGCGGTACTGGAGGCGTTAAGCATTGGTTATCGCCATATAGACTGCGCTCCTATTTACCAGAATGAGGCAGAGGTGGGCAAGGCGTTGACCAAAGCGTTTGCCGCCGGTCAGGTGGATCGTCAGGAGCTCTGGCTGACCTCTAAACTGTGGAATGGTTCCCATGGCCCGGAACAGGTACAACCGGCACTGAAAAAATCTCTGACAGATTTAGGAGTCGATTATATCGATCTTTACCTCATTCACTGGCCGGTGATCTTTAAATCAGGTGTTACTTACCCTCGCAGAGCGGACGACTATCTCCCCTTTAGCATTGATTCGTTAAGCCAAACCTGGCAGGCCCTGGAAGCATGCAAAACAGCAGGGCTGGTTCGGCATATCGGGGTATGCAACTTCAGTGTTGCCAAGCTTCGTGCGCTTCAATCCGAGGCAGGAATACGGCCGGAAATGAATCAGGTTGAACTTCATCCTTATCTGCAACAAAATGATATGCTCAACTTCTGTCGCGACAACGGTATTCTGGTCACCGCGTATTCGCCGCTTGGTTCCGGTGACCGCCCGGCAGCGTTGAAAAAAGCTGAAGAGCCGATCCTTCTGGACAACCCGACTGTTGTTCGGATTGCTGAGAAACATGGTTGTACGGCTGCCCAGGTGTTGCTTGCCTGGGCCTTGGCTCGAAAAACCGCAGCCATTCCTAAATCAGTCAATCCTGAGCGCTTACAACAAAATCTTTCTGCTGCCGAACTGGTTATCGATGAGCAGGATATGGCTGATATTGCCGCTCTTGATCGAGGGTATCGCTTTGTGGACGGTGCTTTTTTTACAGGTAAGGGGTCTCCTTATACAGTTGCCGGCATCTGGGATGAGCGCAGGGATTAG
- a CDS encoding NAD(P)H-dependent glycerol-3-phosphate dehydrogenase, producing the protein MNKVAVVGAGSWGTALALLLARKGCQVILWDFNAEHVAQLAKDRENKRHQPGHLFPDTLQMSAALAECVSGAECVVMVVPSHGYRAVYRDLYPHLEENALVVSAVKGIEIESGQTMTQIMAKEDKNDRDILFGVLSGPSFAAETAEQQPTAVTVAFADTQAAAAVQQLFSTEYFRVYTSSDVIGLEVSGAMKNVIAIAAGISDGLGYGLNTRAALITRGLAEITRLGVAMGGKPQTFAGLGGLGDLVLTCTGNLSRNRTVGLKLGSGLSLEQVLSEMKMVAEGVKTTKSCYHLAQAKQVEMPILEQMYQILYHGKRCQDAVIELFQRELKQEVEPLIC; encoded by the coding sequence ATGAATAAGGTGGCTGTGGTGGGAGCCGGCAGTTGGGGGACAGCTTTAGCTCTGCTTTTGGCGCGTAAAGGTTGTCAGGTGATTCTTTGGGATTTCAATGCAGAACATGTTGCACAACTAGCAAAGGATCGGGAAAATAAACGGCACCAACCCGGTCACCTGTTTCCGGATACGCTACAGATGAGTGCAGCTCTTGCTGAATGTGTCTCCGGAGCAGAGTGCGTTGTCATGGTGGTACCTTCCCATGGGTATCGGGCTGTGTACCGTGATCTTTATCCGCACCTTGAAGAGAACGCATTGGTGGTCTCTGCTGTGAAAGGTATAGAGATTGAATCCGGCCAGACAATGACTCAGATCATGGCAAAAGAGGATAAAAACGATCGCGATATTCTCTTCGGTGTCTTAAGCGGCCCCAGTTTCGCTGCTGAGACAGCTGAACAGCAGCCGACAGCAGTGACGGTGGCCTTTGCTGATACCCAGGCAGCTGCCGCTGTACAGCAACTGTTTTCAACTGAGTACTTTCGTGTCTATACTTCCAGTGATGTGATCGGTCTTGAGGTCAGTGGCGCCATGAAAAATGTGATAGCAATTGCCGCCGGTATCAGTGATGGTCTTGGATACGGTCTTAACACCCGGGCAGCCCTGATCACTCGGGGTCTGGCAGAGATAACCCGGTTGGGCGTCGCTATGGGAGGTAAACCGCAAACCTTTGCCGGATTGGGAGGTCTGGGAGATCTGGTCCTCACATGTACCGGCAACCTGAGTCGAAACAGAACCGTTGGCCTGAAACTTGGCTCAGGCCTGTCATTAGAGCAGGTGTTGAGCGAAATGAAAATGGTGGCAGAGGGTGTTAAAACAACCAAGTCCTGTTATCACTTGGCGCAAGCCAAACAGGTGGAGATGCCGATACTTGAGCAGATGTATCAGATACTTTACCACGGAAAACGTTGCCAGGATGCCGTGATTGAACTGTTTCAACGAGAACTGAAACAGGAGGTTGAACCCTTGATCTGTTAG
- a CDS encoding rubredoxin-like domain-containing protein → MRKWECTVCGYIHEGEEPPEECPVCLADKSMFVELVEETSGVEEATPVEAAAVTTVSEPSTSQPQSRLYNFASEQILKHHLHPIMSHTPNGVLPMALIFLLIAALFGFSLFETAAFYSYLFVLLAMPLVLFTGYETWKKRYRGALTSVFKIKIGASVVAVLLLLLLTIWRAVDPDIATTPSTGRWVFLGLSLILVGAVGGAGHLGGKLVFGTRKN, encoded by the coding sequence ATGAGAAAATGGGAATGCACAGTTTGCGGCTATATACATGAGGGTGAAGAACCACCAGAAGAGTGTCCAGTCTGTCTGGCTGACAAAAGTATGTTTGTCGAACTTGTTGAAGAAACTTCTGGTGTTGAAGAGGCAACACCGGTAGAGGCTGCTGCGGTAACCACTGTTTCTGAACCTTCGACATCACAACCACAGAGCAGATTGTACAATTTTGCATCGGAACAGATCCTCAAGCATCATCTTCATCCCATCATGTCGCACACACCCAACGGTGTATTACCAATGGCACTTATTTTTTTATTGATCGCCGCCCTGTTTGGTTTTTCACTGTTTGAAACAGCAGCTTTTTATAGCTATCTCTTCGTCTTACTGGCTATGCCCCTGGTACTTTTTACCGGGTACGAGACCTGGAAAAAACGCTATCGCGGTGCATTGACTTCTGTCTTTAAAATTAAAATCGGTGCATCGGTTGTTGCTGTGCTTCTCTTATTACTGCTGACGATTTGGCGGGCCGTTGATCCGGACATCGCTACAACACCTTCAACAGGAAGGTGGGTTTTTCTCGGCTTGTCTTTAATCCTTGTCGGTGCAGTCGGGGGTGCCGGTCATCTAGGAGGTAAGTTGGTTTTCGGTACCCGTAAAAACTAA
- the tpx gene encoding thiol peroxidase, whose product MAVITLQGNTIETSGSLPAKGSVAPGFVLVKTDLSEGTLADYKGKKVILNIFPSIDTPTCATSVRHFNKAASELTNTVVLCISADLPFAQARFCGAEGLTNVEPLSVFRSPAFGKDYGVTITTGPIAGLLSRAIVVIDTDGKVIYTEQVAEVTAEPNYDAALGALK is encoded by the coding sequence ATGGCTGTCATCACTTTGCAGGGTAATACTATTGAAACCAGTGGTTCACTCCCTGCCAAGGGTTCTGTTGCTCCCGGGTTTGTTCTCGTTAAAACCGATCTCTCTGAGGGAACCCTTGCTGATTATAAAGGTAAAAAAGTAATCTTAAATATCTTTCCCAGTATTGATACCCCAACTTGTGCCACCTCTGTGCGGCATTTCAATAAAGCAGCAAGCGAATTGACCAACACCGTTGTTCTTTGCATTTCAGCCGACCTTCCTTTTGCTCAAGCCCGCTTCTGCGGGGCAGAAGGACTGACGAATGTAGAACCTCTGTCTGTTTTCCGTTCACCGGCGTTCGGTAAAGATTACGGAGTAACCATTACCACGGGACCGATCGCTGGTTTGTTATCACGGGCAATCGTTGTCATTGATACCGACGGTAAAGTCATTTATACTGAACAGGTCGCGGAGGTCACGGCAGAACCAAATTATGATGCAGCTCTTGGCGCCCTGAAATAA
- a CDS encoding ADP-ribosylglycohydrolase family protein: MTTQATAMVLASFVADSLALGAHWIYETDVIDQRIGRVESLLAPLSDSFHAGKKRGQFTHYGDQTMVLLESLARKGVFSLADFASSWKSLFSEYQGYIDRATSTTLENMNRNLPLDHCGSSSSDLGGAARIAPLVYRYQHDKKALLAAVQEQTKLTHNNPATLAGADFIAKTAWGVLQGSEPAEAMEQALDQGVADIDLDNRIRGGLDSGGKDTRTVIKQFGQVCGIAAALPGAIHLILTYSNDLRAALIENVMAGGDSAARGLVVGMVLGAYLGEKAIPEQWLMDMEKTDAIRELMTTIDTAA; this comes from the coding sequence ATGACCACACAGGCAACAGCTATGGTTTTGGCCTCTTTCGTCGCTGATAGTCTGGCTCTGGGCGCTCATTGGATTTATGAGACCGATGTCATTGATCAACGGATCGGGCGAGTGGAAAGCCTGCTTGCCCCTCTTTCTGATTCATTTCATGCCGGTAAAAAAAGAGGGCAATTTACACACTATGGCGACCAGACCATGGTTCTCCTGGAGTCGTTGGCACGTAAGGGTGTGTTTTCGCTGGCTGATTTTGCGTCTTCCTGGAAGAGTCTTTTTTCCGAATACCAGGGATATATTGACAGGGCAACCTCCACCACCCTGGAAAACATGAATCGTAACCTACCACTGGATCATTGCGGTTCCTCTTCTTCCGACCTGGGTGGTGCAGCCCGCATCGCACCGCTGGTATACCGATATCAGCACGACAAAAAAGCCCTGCTTGCGGCTGTGCAGGAACAAACAAAACTTACCCACAACAACCCCGCGACATTGGCCGGTGCAGATTTCATTGCTAAAACAGCATGGGGGGTATTGCAGGGCAGTGAACCGGCAGAAGCCATGGAGCAGGCCCTGGACCAGGGGGTTGCAGATATCGACCTCGACAACCGTATCCGTGGAGGATTGGATTCAGGGGGAAAGGACACCCGTACAGTTATCAAACAATTTGGTCAGGTGTGCGGTATTGCAGCAGCTTTACCCGGCGCGATTCACCTTATTCTCACCTACAGCAATGACCTCAGGGCCGCACTGATAGAAAACGTGATGGCCGGTGGCGATTCTGCTGCGCGAGGACTGGTGGTCGGCATGGTTCTTGGTGCATATCTCGGAGAAAAAGCAATTCCCGAGCAATGGTTGATGGATATGGAAAAAACAGATGCGATAAGGGAGCTCATGACGACCATTGATACGGCTGCGTAA
- a CDS encoding Fur family transcriptional regulator codes for MTALNDDQLQLQRFEQICKDAGLKVTHQRLEIYREVLAAHDHPSAEALYKRLKKRLPSLSLDTVYRTLGTFDQLNLVHRVETLESQARYEAFNSRHHHFLCKGCGKLVDFTWQYFDAVQLPEHLSNIGTVDQANVVVHGTCAACVSSARSR; via the coding sequence ATGACCGCCTTAAATGATGATCAGCTGCAACTGCAGCGTTTTGAACAGATTTGCAAGGATGCGGGCCTGAAGGTGACACACCAGCGTTTGGAAATTTATCGCGAAGTGTTGGCGGCCCATGACCATCCTTCTGCTGAAGCGCTTTATAAACGGCTGAAAAAACGACTGCCCTCTCTGTCTCTTGACACTGTGTACCGTACGCTTGGCACCTTCGATCAGTTAAACCTGGTGCATCGGGTTGAGACACTGGAAAGTCAGGCCCGGTACGAAGCTTTTAACTCGCGGCATCACCATTTTCTGTGTAAAGGCTGTGGGAAGCTTGTTGACTTTACCTGGCAGTACTTTGATGCTGTGCAGCTTCCCGAGCATCTCAGCAATATCGGTACTGTTGACCAGGCAAATGTGGTGGTGCACGGTACCTGTGCAGCCTGTGTTTCATCAGCCCGATCCAGGTGA
- the mgtE gene encoding magnesium transporter, with protein MTIENPQLISELREILATADSKQLQEFCVSAHPASVAELISTLSSQEAWEVLRHAPYPLRSEILSHLNEDLQIEIVGSLPRHEVAHLLADMSSDDRVSLFKKLSEHLQESILPALAQAEREDIRRLSAYREGTAGAVMTSDYATLSPQLTASQAIELLRKVAPDKETIYYTYVVDKDRKLLGLVSLRELIVAHRDARVNDIMNPEVIFARVDDDQEDVARKMQKYDLIALPVLNDDDVIVGIVTFDDVADIIVDEATEDFHGMAAISHKTHPVIGDINMRDASILLLVRTRLPWLLVLVFVNIFSSAGLAYFEDTIKAVVALVFFLPLLINSSGNAGSQAATLMVRALATGKARLSDWFFLLGKEVLVAGILGVILGAAVSFIGIFRAGPEVTLVISTTMVLTVLFGSLVGMSLPFLLSKLQLDPATASAPLITSIADIGGILIYLNIATYILKDMIQVNGGL; from the coding sequence ATGACAATAGAAAATCCCCAACTCATCTCTGAACTGCGCGAGATACTCGCGACTGCAGATTCAAAACAACTACAGGAGTTCTGTGTATCCGCACATCCAGCTTCTGTTGCCGAATTAATATCAACACTGTCCAGTCAGGAGGCCTGGGAGGTTTTGCGACATGCCCCTTATCCCCTCCGCTCCGAAATTCTCAGTCACCTCAACGAAGACCTGCAGATAGAAATCGTCGGAAGCTTACCCAGACATGAGGTTGCCCATCTGCTGGCCGACATGTCCTCGGATGACCGGGTCAGTCTGTTCAAAAAACTGTCTGAACATCTCCAGGAGTCTATTCTACCGGCACTGGCCCAGGCTGAACGGGAAGATATCCGGCGGCTCTCTGCATATAGAGAGGGTACAGCAGGGGCGGTAATGACTTCCGATTACGCCACCCTGTCTCCGCAACTGACAGCCTCTCAGGCCATCGAGCTCCTGAGAAAAGTAGCTCCGGATAAAGAGACGATCTATTACACATATGTAGTGGACAAAGATCGAAAACTGCTTGGACTGGTATCGCTCAGGGAATTGATCGTTGCCCATCGGGATGCCCGGGTCAATGACATCATGAATCCGGAAGTTATCTTTGCCAGGGTTGACGATGACCAGGAAGATGTCGCTCGAAAGATGCAAAAATATGACTTGATTGCCCTACCGGTACTCAATGACGACGATGTCATCGTTGGCATAGTCACCTTTGATGATGTCGCGGACATCATTGTGGATGAGGCAACCGAAGACTTCCACGGTATGGCGGCTATTTCCCATAAAACACACCCGGTAATCGGAGATATCAACATGCGGGATGCCAGTATCCTCCTGCTCGTGCGTACACGACTCCCCTGGCTACTCGTGCTGGTCTTCGTGAACATTTTCTCAAGTGCTGGACTAGCCTACTTCGAAGACACAATCAAAGCAGTGGTTGCACTCGTTTTTTTCCTGCCTCTACTCATAAACAGCAGCGGCAATGCCGGCAGTCAGGCGGCAACACTCATGGTGCGTGCTCTCGCCACAGGGAAAGCCAGACTTTCCGATTGGTTTTTTTTACTTGGTAAAGAAGTTCTTGTTGCCGGAATTTTAGGGGTGATCCTGGGAGCGGCTGTTTCATTCATTGGTATATTTAGAGCCGGTCCGGAGGTCACGCTGGTGATATCAACAACCATGGTGCTCACCGTGCTGTTCGGCAGTCTGGTGGGAATGTCCCTGCCGTTTCTGTTGAGCAAATTGCAATTGGATCCTGCTACAGCAAGCGCACCCCTGATCACATCCATTGCGGATATCGGCGGGATACTCATCTACCTGAATATAGCCACCTACATACTCAAGGACATGATTCAGGTAAACGGAGGCCTCTGA
- a CDS encoding O-acetylhomoserine aminocarboxypropyltransferase/cysteine synthase family protein encodes MTTEQRSFGFSTRQLHSGQTIDSTTHSRALPLYQTTSYMFRNTEHAAQLFALKEAGNIYTRIMNPTTDVLEKRVADLENGIGGLAASSGHGAQTLVFLTLCQAGDHIVASSSLYGGTYNQLSYTLPRLGIEVSFADPADPESFLQAIQPRTKLIYGETLGNPGLTVFPFEEVAAIAQAHDLPLVIDNTLATPYLCRPIEWGANIVTHSTTKFLNGHGTCLGGLIVDGGTFDWGCGRFTDFTTPDPSYHGVVYNDFGPPAFILKARVQMLRDLGVSTSPFNSWLTVQGVETLSLRMQQHVANACAVAQFLQTHPKVAWVSYPDLDDHPGHKRARRYLPQGAGAVLTFGIKGGRVAGQQFINNLKLFSHVANVGDCKSLAIHPASTTHSQLSDEALHQSGVTPDMVRLSVGLEDAADLFWDLDQALTGN; translated from the coding sequence ATGACAACAGAGCAACGCAGTTTCGGCTTTTCAACCCGTCAGCTCCATTCCGGACAAACCATTGATTCGACGACCCACAGTAGAGCTCTTCCCCTCTACCAGACCACTTCATACATGTTTCGCAACACTGAGCATGCTGCCCAGCTCTTTGCTCTCAAGGAAGCCGGTAATATTTACACACGCATAATGAACCCCACCACCGATGTGCTGGAAAAAAGAGTGGCGGATCTTGAGAATGGCATTGGTGGCCTTGCGGCCAGCAGCGGCCATGGTGCTCAGACCCTGGTATTCCTGACCCTGTGTCAAGCCGGTGACCATATCGTCGCCAGCAGCAGCCTCTACGGCGGCACCTATAATCAGCTGTCCTACACCCTGCCCCGATTGGGTATTGAGGTAAGTTTTGCCGATCCGGCTGATCCGGAGAGCTTTCTCCAGGCCATTCAGCCCAGAACCAAACTCATCTACGGTGAAACCTTGGGAAACCCCGGTTTAACCGTCTTTCCATTTGAAGAGGTAGCCGCAATCGCCCAGGCACACGATCTACCCCTTGTCATCGACAACACGTTGGCAACCCCCTATCTTTGTCGGCCAATTGAGTGGGGAGCAAACATTGTTACTCACAGTACCACCAAATTTCTTAATGGACACGGTACCTGTCTTGGCGGCTTGATTGTCGATGGTGGTACTTTTGATTGGGGTTGCGGGCGATTTACCGATTTTACCACACCTGATCCCTCCTACCATGGTGTGGTGTACAATGACTTTGGGCCGCCAGCCTTTATCCTCAAGGCACGAGTACAGATGCTGCGTGATCTGGGCGTCTCAACCTCACCATTCAATAGTTGGCTGACTGTACAGGGAGTTGAGACCCTGAGCTTGCGGATGCAACAGCATGTGGCCAACGCCTGCGCTGTGGCACAATTTTTACAGACGCACCCCAAGGTGGCCTGGGTAAGTTACCCTGATCTCGATGATCACCCGGGCCACAAACGCGCCCGCCGCTATTTACCGCAGGGAGCCGGAGCTGTGCTGACTTTTGGGATTAAAGGGGGGAGGGTTGCGGGGCAGCAGTTCATCAACAATCTTAAACTTTTCAGTCATGTGGCCAATGTAGGTGACTGCAAAAGCTTAGCCATTCACCCGGCCAGCACAACCCACAGTCAGTTGAGCGACGAGGCTCTGCACCAGTCAGGTGTCACTCCTGATATGGTTCGCCTGAGTGTCGGCCTGGAAGATGCGGCAGATCTTTTCTGGGATCTGGATCAGGCACTGACCGGGAATTAA
- a CDS encoding rubrerythrin family protein, which produces MPTKQDLQEAFAGESQANQKYRAFAKKAEKDGFVNIAKLFRTTAEAELIHAEGHLKAMDMIASTAENLQAAIDGETYEFTEMYPPMLDRAVAVGHKAKTMFKFAVDAEAVHAEIYAKALNAVKKGVDLDVSEFYLCPVCGYIELGKAPEKCPVCGAKQAVFTQVA; this is translated from the coding sequence ATGCCAACAAAGCAGGATCTACAAGAAGCCTTTGCCGGTGAGAGTCAAGCAAATCAAAAGTACCGTGCTTTTGCAAAAAAAGCGGAGAAGGACGGTTTTGTCAATATAGCCAAATTGTTCAGAACCACGGCTGAAGCCGAACTTATTCACGCTGAAGGACACCTGAAAGCAATGGATATGATTGCTTCAACCGCGGAGAATCTTCAGGCAGCTATTGATGGTGAAACCTACGAGTTTACAGAAATGTATCCTCCGATGCTGGATCGAGCGGTTGCCGTCGGCCACAAGGCAAAAACGATGTTTAAGTTTGCTGTTGATGCCGAAGCTGTCCATGCAGAAATTTACGCCAAGGCTCTGAATGCCGTTAAAAAGGGCGTTGATCTGGATGTCAGTGAGTTTTATCTCTGTCCGGTATGCGGATATATTGAGCTAGGCAAAGCTCCTGAAAAATGTCCGGTCTGTGGAGCGAAGCAGGCGGTTTTTACGCAGGTCGCTTAA
- a CDS encoding ATP-binding cassette domain-containing protein, whose product MLAIEDLVTDGLHIDRFAVQSGETWCMIGGLGSGIEQFAGIIDGEKNRLHAATLQLPEKIGLLSFKRQQAVFEDELRKDDTDHLDRLDPGTPARLFLTDVDRHRELIDRFAMTELLDRGYRQLSTGQVRKLLLLHHITRGADLLVLEHPYDGLDRSSCQDVDQVLSGLHGQGLTMLLLVSNTGDIPSWCTHLAVFKDGRLALQGLRSDVFPEVVELLRGQSSLSQVAVDDLRQEAQVVDRSKADIPLIQLRNGFAHYGEIEVFSGLDLTVKQGDHTLITGPNGCGKSTLLQLIIGDHPLCYRNDLTLFGRRRGSGESIWDLKQQMGIVSADLHRNHRVSGSALAIIVSGLFDSIGLYTKPSAAQQRLGYRWLERLGLVERAAVPFRQLSFGEQRLILLGRALIKAPPLLILDEPTHGLDENHRMALLDFLERIADEQLATIIYVSHRPDEYRNFFKQRVQFH is encoded by the coding sequence ATGCTTGCTATAGAAGACCTTGTGACCGATGGGCTGCATATAGACCGTTTTGCTGTACAGTCCGGTGAAACCTGGTGCATGATCGGTGGTCTCGGATCAGGTATTGAGCAGTTTGCCGGTATCATTGATGGCGAAAAGAACCGGTTGCATGCGGCCACTCTGCAGTTACCCGAAAAAATCGGACTTCTTTCGTTTAAGCGGCAACAGGCGGTTTTCGAAGATGAGTTGCGTAAAGATGACACTGATCATCTCGACCGGCTTGATCCAGGGACACCGGCACGTCTGTTTCTGACTGATGTTGATCGGCACCGGGAGCTTATCGATCGATTCGCGATGACAGAACTGCTCGATCGGGGGTACCGTCAACTGAGTACCGGTCAGGTCCGCAAGCTCCTGTTACTGCACCATATCACAAGAGGAGCGGATCTTCTTGTGCTGGAACACCCCTATGATGGACTTGATCGCAGCAGTTGTCAGGATGTGGACCAGGTTTTATCCGGATTGCACGGGCAGGGACTCACCATGCTTCTCCTGGTCAGTAATACAGGTGATATCCCTTCGTGGTGTACCCACCTGGCAGTTTTCAAGGACGGTCGCCTGGCGCTGCAAGGATTGCGATCCGATGTTTTCCCAGAGGTTGTCGAGCTGTTACGTGGTCAGTCGTCGCTTTCTCAGGTTGCGGTTGATGACTTACGCCAGGAGGCTCAGGTGGTTGATCGAAGCAAGGCCGATATCCCGCTGATACAGCTGCGCAACGGCTTTGCTCACTACGGTGAGATCGAAGTTTTTTCAGGTCTTGATCTCACCGTTAAACAGGGAGATCACACTCTGATCACCGGACCAAATGGCTGCGGAAAATCCACCTTGCTCCAACTTATCATCGGAGATCATCCGCTTTGTTATCGTAATGACCTGACGCTTTTCGGCCGTCGTCGAGGAAGCGGTGAATCCATCTGGGATCTCAAACAACAGATGGGTATTGTCAGTGCCGATCTTCATCGCAACCACCGCGTATCAGGAAGTGCTCTGGCGATCATAGTCTCCGGACTCTTTGATTCCATAGGCCTGTACACCAAACCCAGTGCTGCACAGCAACGATTGGGATATCGCTGGCTCGAACGTTTAGGGCTTGTTGAGAGGGCAGCTGTTCCTTTCCGCCAGCTCAGTTTTGGTGAGCAGCGGCTGATCCTGCTCGGCCGGGCCCTGATCAAGGCCCCCCCTTTACTCATTCTCGATGAACCAACCCACGGATTAGACGAGAATCATCGCATGGCGCTGCTCGATTTTCTTGAGCGTATCGCCGATGAACAACTTGCCACCATTATCTATGTCAGCCATCGACCGGACGAGTATCGGAACTTTTTTAAACAACGGGTCCAGTTTCATTAA
- a CDS encoding gamma carbonic anhydrase family protein: protein MILPYRDYQPQVGKGGWVAPNATLIGDAILGEDVSLWFGVIVRGDVHRIRIGDRTNIQDLSILHITQHEGAVRDDEDGYPTIIGCDVTVGHRAILHGCTVGDLCLVGMGAVILDGAVIGSESIVGAGSLVTPGKQFPPRSLIMGTPAKVVKEVSEAQVQEMRASWRRYVALKNEYHRAGVGDCF, encoded by the coding sequence ATGATACTGCCATACCGTGATTATCAACCACAGGTCGGTAAAGGTGGCTGGGTGGCACCCAATGCCACCCTTATCGGTGACGCAATTTTAGGTGAAGATGTCTCCCTCTGGTTCGGCGTTATTGTCCGGGGGGATGTTCACCGGATTCGCATTGGTGACCGCACGAATATCCAGGACCTCTCAATACTTCATATTACCCAGCATGAAGGTGCTGTACGGGATGATGAAGACGGTTACCCGACCATCATCGGTTGTGATGTGACGGTTGGGCACCGGGCCATTCTGCATGGGTGCACAGTGGGTGATCTCTGTCTGGTCGGTATGGGTGCGGTGATCCTGGATGGAGCGGTTATCGGCTCCGAGTCGATTGTGGGTGCCGGTTCGCTGGTTACACCGGGAAAGCAGTTTCCACCGCGATCGTTGATCATGGGAACTCCCGCCAAGGTGGTCAAGGAGGTCAGCGAAGCCCAGGTTCAGGAAATGCGGGCATCCTGGCGGCGATATGTGGCTCTAAAAAATGAATATCATCGAGCCGGAGTTGGTGATTGTTTTTAA